The proteins below are encoded in one region of Danio rerio strain Tuebingen ecotype United States chromosome 12, GRCz12tu, whole genome shotgun sequence:
- the phf5a gene encoding PHD finger-like domain-containing protein 5A, with protein sequence MAKHHPDLIFCRKQAGVAIGRLCEKCDGKCVICDSYVRPCTLVRICDECNYGSYQGRCVICGGPGVSDAYYCKECTIQEKDRDGCPKIVNLGSSKTDLFYERKKYGFKKR encoded by the exons ATGGCAAAACATCACCCAGATTTGATCTTTTGCAGAAAACAGGCTGGAGTTG CCATTGGAAGACTTTGCGAAAAAT GTGATGGCAAATGTGTGATCTGCGACTCTTATGTCAGACCTTGCACACTGGTTCGTATTTGCGATGAATGCAACTATGGCTCTTACCAAGGACGCTGCGTGATCTGTGGAGGTCCTGGAGTGTCTGATGCCTATTACTGCAAAGAGTGCACCATACAGGAGAAAGAC AGAGACGGCTGTCCCAAGATCGTAAATCTGGGCAGCTCAAAGACTGATCTGTTCTATGAGAGGAAAAAATATGGCTTCAAGAAGAGGTGA
- the tefa gene encoding TEF transcription factor, PAR bZIP family member a isoform 1 (isoform 1 is encoded by transcript variant 1): MKPISITMDAGAETSAAFPVVLKKIMETPPPNLLEGDDENDKEKLFESVESGGVSEMGPSAALTPAIWEKTIPYDGDTFHLEYMDLEEFLMENGIAAAENEQKSSEKENIQLTAEEPSTASAVKTAPAVTLLPVMALDPCEEEVVTITTSSSSSADNKSEENRMTPDPINPDEIEVDVNFEPDPTDLVLSSIPGGELFDPRKHRFSEEELKPQPMIKKAKKVFVPEDQKDDKYWQRRKKNNVAAKRSRDARRLKENQITVRAAFLERENSALRQEVAELRKDFGRCKNTVARYEAKYGALGPEEDV, encoded by the exons ATGAAGCCTATTTCCATCACGATGGACGCTGGCGCTGAAACTTCGGCTGCATTTCCAgtagttttaaagaaaataatggaAACCCCTCCACCGAATCTTCTGGAAGGCGACGACG aaaatgataaagaGAAGCTGTTTGAGAGTGTGGAGTCTGGAGGGGTCAGTGAAATGGGACCTTCAGCCGCCTTAACGCCAGCCATCTGGGAAAAGACCATCCCCTATGATGGAGACACCTTCCACCTGGAGTACATGGATCTGGAGGAGTTTCTGATGGAGAACGGCATTGCTGCTGCAGAGAATGAGCAAAAGAGCAGTGAGAAGGAAAACATACAGCTGACGGCCGAGGAACCATCCACAGCCTCTGCAGTTAAAACAGCCCCAGCAGTCACTCTGTTGCCTGTCATGGCACTGGATCCGTGTGAAGAGGAAGTGGTTACAATCACCACATCCAGCTCGAGCTCAGCAGACAACAAATCAG AAGAGAACCGGATGACACCAGATCCCATTAATCCAGATGAAATCGAGGTAGACGTGAACTTCGAGCCAGATCCCACAGACCTCGTGCTCTCCAGCATTCCTGGGGGCGAACTGTTCGATCCCCGCAAACATCGCTTCTCCGAGGAGGAGCTGAAGCCGCAGCCTATGATCAAGAAGGCAAAGAAAGTGTTTGTGCCTGAGGATCAGAAG GATGATAAATACTGGCAGCGGAGGAAGAAGAACAATGTTGCAGCCAAACGATCACGGGATGCCAGGCGCCTGAAAGAGAATCAGATCACAGTTCGAGCGGCATTTCTGGAGAGAGAAAACTCAGCGCTCAGACAGGAAGTGGCAGAGTTGCGCAAGGACTTTGGGCGCTGCAAGAACACAGTGGCACGATATGAAGCCAAATACGGAGCGCT TGGACCTGAAGAAGACGTCTGA
- the tefa gene encoding TEF transcription factor, PAR bZIP family member a isoform X1: MSSEIPEIFKALLEYPFSLPSIDDNENDKEKLFESVESGGVSEMGPSAALTPAIWEKTIPYDGDTFHLEYMDLEEFLMENGIAAAENEQKSSEKENIQLTAEEPSTASAVKTAPAVTLLPVMALDPCEEEVVTITTSSSSSADNKSEENRMTPDPINPDEIEVDVNFEPDPTDLVLSSIPGGELFDPRKHRFSEEELKPQPMIKKAKKVFVPEDQKDDKYWQRRKKNNVAAKRSRDARRLKENQITVRAAFLERENSALRQEVAELRKDFGRCKNTVARYEAKYGALGPEEDV; this comes from the exons aaaatgataaagaGAAGCTGTTTGAGAGTGTGGAGTCTGGAGGGGTCAGTGAAATGGGACCTTCAGCCGCCTTAACGCCAGCCATCTGGGAAAAGACCATCCCCTATGATGGAGACACCTTCCACCTGGAGTACATGGATCTGGAGGAGTTTCTGATGGAGAACGGCATTGCTGCTGCAGAGAATGAGCAAAAGAGCAGTGAGAAGGAAAACATACAGCTGACGGCCGAGGAACCATCCACAGCCTCTGCAGTTAAAACAGCCCCAGCAGTCACTCTGTTGCCTGTCATGGCACTGGATCCGTGTGAAGAGGAAGTGGTTACAATCACCACATCCAGCTCGAGCTCAGCAGACAACAAATCAG AAGAGAACCGGATGACACCAGATCCCATTAATCCAGATGAAATCGAGGTAGACGTGAACTTCGAGCCAGATCCCACAGACCTCGTGCTCTCCAGCATTCCTGGGGGCGAACTGTTCGATCCCCGCAAACATCGCTTCTCCGAGGAGGAGCTGAAGCCGCAGCCTATGATCAAGAAGGCAAAGAAAGTGTTTGTGCCTGAGGATCAGAAG GATGATAAATACTGGCAGCGGAGGAAGAAGAACAATGTTGCAGCCAAACGATCACGGGATGCCAGGCGCCTGAAAGAGAATCAGATCACAGTTCGAGCGGCATTTCTGGAGAGAGAAAACTCAGCGCTCAGACAGGAAGTGGCAGAGTTGCGCAAGGACTTTGGGCGCTGCAAGAACACAGTGGCACGATATGAAGCCAAATACGGAGCGCT TGGACCTGAAGAAGACGTCTGA
- the tefa gene encoding TEF transcription factor, PAR bZIP family member a isoform 2 (isoform 2 is encoded by transcript variant 2) → MKPISITMDAGAETSAAFPVVLKKIMETPPPNLLEGDDENDKEKLFESVESGGVSEMGPSAALTPAIWEKTIPYDGDTFHLEYMDLEEFLMENGIAAAENEQKSSEKENIQLTAEEPSTASAVKTAPAVTLLPVMALDPCEEEVVTITTSSSSSADNKSEENRMTPDPINPDEIEVDVNFEPDPTDLVLSSIPGGELFDPRKHRFSEEELKPQPMIKKAKKVFVPEDQKDDKYWQRRKKNNVAAKRSRDARRLKENQITVRAAFLERENSALRQEVAELRKDFGRCKNTVARYEAKYGAL, encoded by the exons ATGAAGCCTATTTCCATCACGATGGACGCTGGCGCTGAAACTTCGGCTGCATTTCCAgtagttttaaagaaaataatggaAACCCCTCCACCGAATCTTCTGGAAGGCGACGACG aaaatgataaagaGAAGCTGTTTGAGAGTGTGGAGTCTGGAGGGGTCAGTGAAATGGGACCTTCAGCCGCCTTAACGCCAGCCATCTGGGAAAAGACCATCCCCTATGATGGAGACACCTTCCACCTGGAGTACATGGATCTGGAGGAGTTTCTGATGGAGAACGGCATTGCTGCTGCAGAGAATGAGCAAAAGAGCAGTGAGAAGGAAAACATACAGCTGACGGCCGAGGAACCATCCACAGCCTCTGCAGTTAAAACAGCCCCAGCAGTCACTCTGTTGCCTGTCATGGCACTGGATCCGTGTGAAGAGGAAGTGGTTACAATCACCACATCCAGCTCGAGCTCAGCAGACAACAAATCAG AAGAGAACCGGATGACACCAGATCCCATTAATCCAGATGAAATCGAGGTAGACGTGAACTTCGAGCCAGATCCCACAGACCTCGTGCTCTCCAGCATTCCTGGGGGCGAACTGTTCGATCCCCGCAAACATCGCTTCTCCGAGGAGGAGCTGAAGCCGCAGCCTATGATCAAGAAGGCAAAGAAAGTGTTTGTGCCTGAGGATCAGAAG GATGATAAATACTGGCAGCGGAGGAAGAAGAACAATGTTGCAGCCAAACGATCACGGGATGCCAGGCGCCTGAAAGAGAATCAGATCACAGTTCGAGCGGCATTTCTGGAGAGAGAAAACTCAGCGCTCAGACAGGAAGTGGCAGAGTTGCGCAAGGACTTTGGGCGCTGCAAGAACACAGTGGCACGATATGAAGCCAAATACGGAGCGCTGTAA